CTCTGATTGATCGAACCACTGTAATCCCCTGAATGAATGGGAGTCGTAGACGGTGGCGCCATGGGCGAAGGGACGGCTTGCATGGGTCGAGAAGACGTCGGCGGCGCTGGCGGGTCTAGGAGGGTTCGATCCATGGGCATATTGATGAGCGTTGGTGCTAGATGGTAGCGACAGACTTTGGCGTAGAGGCGGAGGAGAGAAGCGATGGGCGAGTCTCCGATGTTGCTGAACCACTCATCGACCGGATGGCCTTCGTTGGCTAGCTTGGCGGCGGCGCTCTTGCCCACGCGAAGGATACCGTCTCGAAGACCCTTGTAGGGCACGTGGCGGCCAAAGCGACACATTTCGTAAGTGGAAGAGAGCTCTTTGAAAAACGCCTTTGTCCTCGACAGAACGTAATCCACTTCCGGGGCGAGAACGATGTAGGCAACGTCCCTCTGACGACTGTAAGGTTCCAGCAAAAGTCTGTCCCAGTGTGGGATAGCCAGCGGGGCGATGGCGACCCAATCACGATCGAAGCCGGCCATGACCGACGGAATGGGCTGAGGTTCGCATCTGTCCTCCGTGCCCCGAACGGCCATCCTGTGGAATTGGCGCCAAGTTAATGGACCCTGAACGGCGAAGGGCGCCCTCCACAGTGTAGCTGCAGCCGCCCGTTTCTTTTGAATGCTGTCCTGTAAAAGCGGCTGCAACGTCCTCATGACGCGAATAACATCCTGACTGGAATTAGGTCCCTGGACGTGCAAAAACGGCCAATAATGAACAATAGGTCCATTGGTTCCGGCAGACGGCGATGAAGAATAAGGTGTCGAATGCGCCATTATGCCGTGGGATGGATGTGGCTGTCGTTGTTGCATGGCCATGCCGACTGGACTCGTCATGGGCAACGGCATGCCACCAACAACAGCAGAGGCCGGGGTAGACGGTCGACCTCGGACGGGCATCGTTGGACTGTGCAAAGACGGGCTCATCGGATGATGCATGTTTCCAGGACTGGGACCTTGGTATCCTGGTCCACCGGCACCAACAGGACCGCCAGCTTGAAATCCGCCCATCCCTTGATTGAACGGCATGCCGCCGTACGGATTGGGCGTTTGCGGTCCGTTATTCCaatgctgttgctgttgttgctgctgctgaggCTGTTGATAGGGTGGAGGTGGAGCTTGTTGCTGATGTACAGGAGAAGCCATAGGCATCGGAGAATTGTTGTATAAGGCTAACGTCAAGGCATTGCGGGCCGTTTCGCATCCGTCAGAGTAATCGAGGGCGTGCAAAAGGGAGGCCTTCCTCGTGGCTGCTTGCAACTGTTCTGCTCGGTAGAGGGGGCTGCTCGAATGGTGGAGCAGCAAGCACTGTTCCCGCAGCAACTCCATCAAAGCCACGGGCAGCGTGTCGACCAACGGAGCCGAGGCTTCCATCACAACGGCAGCAATAGACTGGCTGATGATGTCGCCCTTGTCCACAGCTTCCTTTTCGCAACCTTTGCCACCCAGcgctttgctgttgttgtctGACCCGTAGAGGGAGACTCCGGGACCGCACTCCAGCATCCGAGATCGCGTCAACATCTGCTGCTCCTGTTTGTCCGTCGAATGGCAAACTGCGTACAGAGAGCCGCGTTTGAACTGGCCAGGATCCTGCGTCGCCTGGACGCCTACAATCTCCAGTTCGTCTTCATAAAAGAGGCCAGCTTGATGGGCAAGATGCCGGTTCACGATCGCGCTGAAACCGCAATTACATCGACAGCTTTCCTCCTCGTGATTGTTTGGTGGCGGAGGAGGTAGTCCCAGCGATGAGCCTGGACCACCACCGTGACCCATTCCCGGGTAGTGCGACGAGTTCGTAAGCGCCCTCGATGACGAACGCGGATTAGACGATTCTGGAAGGTAAAAAACGGCATCTTGGCCGCGGATGGTGCCGACCCAATTTTGGCCGTCGCTGCAGACGCACACCGTACAGCTGTCGAAGTTGTGATCGCGGAAGATGTTCAACATGGAATCGCCAAGGACAATGTTCACCATTAGGGAATGGCATTCCGGCAAGTTGGAGTGATTGTTGACGTTGTTGACCTGCTGCGGTTGATGCtgatgctgctgttgctgctgctgctgaatTTGCAATTGGAGCTGCTGCTGTGGAGGGTGGTGGTGCGGGAATCCGGGCGGATGTTGAAGGAACCCAGGAGACTGAATTTgcccttgttggtgttgcaaCAGCTGCTTAAGTGTACCGTGCGGAGGGAAGCCGCCCATATTCATTGCTGGACGTTGAAGTGGTCCATGCCCGGACATACCACCGAAAGATGGCGGGATACCATCCAGTCCTCCGTAAGGAGACGGTGAGATGGGACTGAAGGGAGCAGGACCGCCACCTCGCGGGAAGTGTTGCTGCATTGGAGGAATCATCGGCGGAAGTCGCTGGAACGGTCGAATCGATGCGTGTTGATGCATCATGGGGCCTCGGGGCATGTCAACAATTCCCGACGAGTGATTCGCCGAGCTGTTGCTATTAACCGAAGGCCGGTAAGGCGCTGGTAGGAACAGAGGGCTCATTGTCTGGCTGGGCAACATCGGCAATGGCGCATACTTGGAGGAGTTGGCAACTTTCCAGACAGTTGGCGGTCGGTAAACATAAGACCAATCTTTGTTGACACTGTCTTCTTGTAGATATGTGGGGCTGCAACCATTAAGCGAATTACCGGAACCTGGCTCGCTCTTGATGCCATTGTGTCCGGAATTGTTCATGTCAATGTTCATCAGATCGACAGATCCTTCCATTTGGCCACACGGTGACTGCATGGGATGTTCGTGAGAAGGCGGCGTGGGGAACATGTTGGAGAATTCGGCCGAGGCCAAAATATTGACCCCGCCGGCTGTCAAATGGTGTCCGCCTAACATCGTCGTTCCCGGTGAGGGATGTGCTGCAGCGATGCCCCCACGCGGAGGTTTGTGATGGCCGTGTCCCATAAGCGCCGTATCTTCGGGGAGGCCGGCTGGTTTGTTCGATCCGGGTGGAGTAGGCACGGGGCACGTGTCGTTTGACTCGTCTGAATTGTCAAATATCTTGTCCAAGTCTTGATAGGAAGCCTGAAGCCCTTCGCTGGTGAACAGCGAGCTCGGATTCACTGGTTTTGCTGCTCCACCTGCTGCATTGGCCGAGTTCAGTGAATTGCTATCCTCATCCCTGCACGAGTCGGGTTCCTTCCTTTTACGAGATTGGCCGTTATGGCCTCCATCTTCGTCATAATCGGCTGAATCTCTGACTTCCATATCAAGCTgcattttcaaatttgattagattttttaaatttaaattacaacGATTGTGCgatttaaagaaataaagagaCAGTAATCGGCTCTCACCATTAAATTGCCGTTCATGTGCTTCCCACTAGAAGCTGATCCGTCAAAGGAATCCGCAGGGCGATCCCCATTCGGCGTCTGGGAGTTTTTGCCCAATTTCATTCGCTTCACTGGATGAAACAACctgaacaaacaaataaaatacacTATCAAGCGAGAAGCCAAACAACAAAGTAAAACAAGATTCTTCTTTACCAGGCCGTCATGCTACTATAATCGTAGAGCAAGCCGGGAGCAGTTTCTCCCTCTTTCAGTTCATCTTCGTAATCTTTTTGAGGAAGTACTATCTTTTTAATGCCAAAGAGATCGGCCGTGGAGCAAGTGCTGCCACCTCCGTTGGCTCCTCCGCCAACATTTGGCGTCGTTGGGGCCATCGACGTGGGAGGTCCACAGCTGGCAGGTTGCTGTCCGCCACTGCTGCGCGGCTGAGTGGCATGGCAAGAGCCGCCTCCTCCGCCGGCTGAATGCGGCCAGCCCGGCGTATCAACGCTCGGCAGGGCAACGTAAGGCGAATAGGCGGAAGAAGCTTGATTCGATTTCGGTCCACCCCCTGGGGTATGCGCTGCTCCGCCAGGAGTGGCTCGACTGCAATTCTGATCCTGGGACGTTGAATTGTGGTCGATGGCCGACGGCGTCGAAGGGATAAAGTTGGACGAAGGATCATTCGATGCTGGCGGATGAGGACTCGACAACGTAAGAGACGAATCTAAaacaacaaggaaaatgtatagtttaaaaaaaaagaaagaaattgtcAAACAATTTCTGTCAATTTACCCATGGGAGGGACGCTGGGCGGGGCGTGAGAGTGGGGCGTTGGTGGGGCAACCGAAGCCGGTGAGGCTAGCGTGAAAGGTCCAACGCTATTGTTGTTCCCACTAGAATTCATGCCATGATTGgaatgctgctgctgctgactTTGTTGGCTCAATGGCCCACGTAGAGCTGCCTGACTCCTCTGGTATGTCGGTAGCGCTGGGGCTGGTGCCGGTGTGGTGGCGCCACTGGTACTCGTTGTGTTTGTCATTCCCGCTCTATAGATACATAAACACAGACATGCCCCCCAacagaaaaaattcaaagcaaaaaaagagaaaaaaaaaggaaaaaaaaaacaaattaatttcACATCCACTTTCAAcgcgtttgttgtttttagaaaACAGTTAGTcgtatataaaaataataaaaaaaaaaacagcaagcATTGTCTTTTATAGCACCCAAGCCAAGATAGGTTTTTCTCAAGCTTGAATTCGTTATACAGGTGAACATTGCAACCCAATTGGATCATGTCAAAGTATCGCACtcgtattcctttttttttttttttttttaaggagggGTTTTTTTGGGTGATTCCAAAGAAGCCAACGTCTAAAGCGCAGTGGTAGTAGGAGGGATGAAATAACAGAAGGAGTGTGTATAAACAGCactagaaaaaagaattaaatagTAGTTAGAGGCTGCATCAGTTTAGCATCCGGAGCAAAGAATTCCCgcgcaaagaagaaaacggaagatgAAGAACAAAAGACAAATGATGGGAGGAACCAAAAAGCAATGTGTTGCACAGAGCACCAATCACGTCACTGCGTTCGTCGAAATTTGCGAGGCTTTTGCATTAGCAGACAGAACAACGTTTCGTaaagacgagaaaaaaaaaaaggaaagacaCGAATTGAAGTGAGGAAATTCAATGGTTCTCATACGAAAACGAAACACAAATAAAGGAGCCCGTGGAGAACCGGAGGCAAGAGCACAAGCTGTTATTTTGAGTTTGTTAGTAGTGAACAATATCATCCACAATCCATTTCAGGTTGCAGCTTGGATTCCGcgttaaaagagaaaaagcaaaagacACGTTCATTTTGGTTTCGCTCAAGAGCAGTGGTATAAAGCCGGGATAGATTCTCTTTCAATTGACCGAATAAAAAGCCAAGTAGTAATAGTAGTGATGGTGGTATTGGTAttggtagtagtagtagtagtgtTTTGCTGTGCGtatgtttttttcgtttgtcgGTTGCGGCATGATAAAAACTGACCTGTTGACCCTATCTTGCACGCCATCAACCGACCCTAATCCGCCGGGCGTCAGAGCAGCAGTGGCGTTATTGTCCGGCAACAGCTTTTGCCCAACACCGGCGACCGCAGTGTGGGCCCGAGCTGGCGCTGGGCAGGACGGGCGGTGGTGAAATGGCACCCCGCCGCCTCTCTTgccggaagaagaagaggaggaagaagaagaggacgggacagaagaggaggaggaggaggaagaagaagatatcaTTGTAGCAGTTGTAGCCATCTTGGCGTTGGAATTGGTGCTGACGCTGTTGCCCTGGCTGTTGCTTCCAGTTTTATTCCGTCTCGACCTaatgtttatttgtttttcaggGCGGATCGTATGAATGGGTGGGAAGAGGCAAATAGTTGGCCAACAATGTTTTGACATTACAAATCTTTCCACTCTCGGCAATAACaaattaaattcatttttctttgacaaACGTCTACGTTTGTTCTTTCATTAGTTCGTTCAAACtgaagaagagaaaacaattggaaggaaaatagaaaaaatcaacaaacTTACTTGACACAAATGCAGCTGTTCTTGATGGTAGGATCCAGGAAATCCCAAATGTTCGCCGTGGAATCTTTCTCATTCGTAGGTGTGGCTATCGTTGTCGCTGGTGAGGATGACAACACGACAGCGGTTGGATCGACCGACGTGGATTTCGGCTGTGGAAGCAGCCCTACAGGTGCGAGGAGTGTGTCTTGCCATGCTTGCTCAGCCAACCGTCTAGCTTCTTCAGGTCTCCAGGAATGAGCCGCTTGTGCAATCTTATTTAGTGCATCGGCTGTGCAACTGGGCACGGTGGAAATAAGTTGCTGCTGCGTCGAATGGTGAGCAGAAGCGTTCGACAATGTGCTAGACACTGCGGAGGAATGGCTAATACTGCGAGATATACTCGCCGGATTCGAAACCAGAGGCGGAGACGCTGGAGGTGTCATCAACATTCCTATTCAATTTTAATAGGCAAAAAATACGTAAGACTGGAGAAAACCGAAATTTTTTAGGCAGGAGAACGTACCTCCTTCGGAAGTTGCCAGCTGATTGAATGCAGCCGAATTGGCTGCGCTGTCCGCGTCACAGACCATAACGTAGCAAGTTGGATAGCGCATACGGACATTGCCGACGATGACTTCCACCATATCTTCGGTCTCCGAGGCCGATTCTAGACCTCCCTGACCACCGCCGGGACCAGGACCTCGCTGCTGCTGGCCTGCCCCTGCTCCGGTTGCTGTTGGGTTGTTATTGCTACCACATTCTACAGGATAATATTGGCGCCACTCTTCCATTAGCTTGCGGGTGGCGTGATCCGTTGATGACCGGTAGGAAACGCCAGTCAATACGCCTGCTAGGCCGTAAGGAGCCAACATAACTGTTCCAACGATGAAGATTGTTAAGTTAACAATTAGAATTCGAAGAGGAAGATTTTTATTAATTACTACCATGGACTCCACCGCTAGTGGCCTGTGCGGCGGCTAAATGCCTGTGGGTGATCTTGCGTACGACTGGATGTTGGCGAACATCAATGCTAGCGCAAACAGTAGATTCTCCatgaacgaaaaaagaaaatgaaaacgacaAGTGACCGTTCCTGGCTGGAATGGTGGTAGAGGAGTTGGTGGAATCCTGTTGttggtgctgctgctgctgctgttgcatGCAGACAGGATCCAGTCCTTCTTGAGGCTGGACAAACCATTTGCCCAGGCGAACAAAATCTCTCGACAGCAAACACCTGGGTTTTCATAGGTAGCAACCAGTTAATACACCTGCAAGCAAAAAATAACAGGAGGAAACTGACCTTTCAATGAGATTGTGAAGAGCTTTGAAGAGCAATGATCTGCATTCATACGAGAGACCATTCTCCCAAGATCCATGTTCACCTTCCATATTAAGGATCTCTGGCACAACAAGGTTACTGAGGTCTGGAGATGTATCACCATACCAAAATATCCACAACTCTTTAGCCCCGCTCAGAGTGCTCAAGCCATTTGAACCCTGTTGTGTGGTGGGATTGGGAAAGCCACTGGGAAACGATGGTGGGAATGCAGATGAACCACCGGGGCTAGGTGCTGATGATGAAGAAGGAATCCTCCTCCAAACACAAAGGATGTCATTGGAAAGGCATCGCCAGTAAGACAACAGAACAGGATCGTTGAGGTAATCCCAAGGCTGCTGGGTTCCTCCAGCCATCCCACGCATTTGTTGGTGGAGGTTGCCCTGCTGCCCACCGTACACTCCCCCACCACCAGGTTGAGGGCTGTATCCTTCTGAAGTTAACTTCCGCCATCGGATGCCACACAGATCCGTCtagaagaaaaataacaacagtGAATATACTGACAGTAGCACCAGGGGGTCATTAACCTGTAGAGTTACATCATATGACTGTTTTCAATAAACCATTTTTTGATGACATTATCTGACAGAGACTACCATAATGTAAAAAATTCTCCATAATAGAATAAAAATGCATTTAATGTATCACTGACAGCCGATTTGCCCGCTAAAGAACAAGAAAGTAGGGCATTGCACTGTGTCAATGTCTCGAGACGACACCTATGAAGAAGGCCGAGAATGGCGCCGAACAAGTCCCTCCATCGCTTTCTtccaactgttttttttttttgttttctcccttCCCCGGCGACCCAAATACTAATGAAACTCACAAACGTAAAATATGAATAggcgaatcaaatataccagGGCAAAGAAGTTAGTGTGGCAATCTTCTAAGCTAGCTCCATTGGTTTGCAAATTTGGATGGGCCATTTGTGTGTATGGTGGGAAGAGTGGGAGGGAGGTTTACGCTCGCTCACACACGCACTGaacacacacatatacacacacaacgTCGTGTGTATGTGGCTGATGTTGAACTGTGCAATAATACACCTATTTCACTCAATCGAACGGATTGTTTTCCTCGTCGATGAGCATCATGGCTGTAACATTcgtttttttcacaatttgaAACGCATCACACATACACCAAGTTGTCGGGGCACACACAAACTTCTTCGAGGGCGCCTCTCTTCCTCTCTCTTACTCTTCTTTCTCGTTGTAATAAGACGAATCACTACTAAACAAATGATCCAACGAAGATTAGAAGAAAAGTTAAGATGAAAAATCCAGTTAATTTCACCAACAAGCCATGGTGTCTTGGATTTTTGGAGCGCCGCAGCACACGCAGAAGCACAGAGGGAACCGAGACTTCGCTCTCCTCGTACACCTTTGCTCAGTGTTAGCCTCAATGGCCGACTTCAACGAACATTGCCCGAGGTTGCCATTGCAGCGTCGGCCATTGTGGTCCTTCTTATTGGTGGATGGTAGGTCACGTGActggaaaattttttcctCTCAATCTTTCCCCCCATTTCCACATTTGACAGCAGTAAAAGAATTCAGCATTTTTCTCTATTTCACTGATATTTTTGTGAAGTTTCAATCATTTacaaaaatcttttttaatgatctattgaattttaaactcaAAATCATACTAATTCCCATCAAAGGCTAATAACTTAATGAGGACAGCACTTTCTTTTCctgttaaaaaatattaaaaacaGAGCTTACAAAAAGCGGGAAAATATCATATCGTCATGAATTTCGGATATATTATTTGCATAGGAATGTTGAGGGAATGAACAATGGAAAGTTGTTGTTTGAAATATTTGAaacttcattttttcttcgaGTGTGTGAATTGAATCGTGACAAAACGCCGGCTGAACGTGAAACCAGGTGTCTTATGTCATCGATAGatggcttttgtttttcttacaaCAGCATGGCTTCTGGATTTTATCAAGTTtgtattttataatttaacatctttttatttgctttgCTCAAatttattcccttttttataGGCAAAACGCTTTGCGTCAACCATTGAGTCCGTCGCAAAATCTTTAAGAGATAAAAGTTATCTTCGTCCGCACAAACCTTATACTCCTCCGGCTGATGTCGAGCAAAAGCTCAATAGCATTTTCGAAAGCCAATTGGGATCAAATTCAGCACAGATAAGTAATGGCCGCATTAAGTTTAAAGTGCTTAGTGCTTGCTTCAAGGAATTTAATCATGGAATCCCTAACTCCAGATTACATGAAATTACAACCACAGGTAATAGCAGTTATCCAATCAGCCTAATCGGTGCTCATTTATTCATcacacacctttttttttcagacgaCATTAGAAGCTTCTATGTGCAAGAAATAGATGCAAGAGTTCCTctagaaaaattcaaatccaTTGAACTCCCACCGAATGTCTCAATCCAGTATGAATACCATCGTTTTCATCCAGAAACAGACACCATGTTTGGTGGTGTCAGTGCTTTCCCAAGAAGGTCTACTGTAGTCACTGGATTGTCTTACAAGAAGAAATATGCAGGCTACACATCAAAACCCTTATGGCATTAAGTCATTATTTGTTTCTGTATCTAACATATTAATAgtcaaacaataaatgaaaaaaacaaaacatgtatGCTTTATCTTGTtaactttttaaataaatagtCCATCTTTTGGTTGTAAAGAACTTTCAagtttatttgaaatttttcaaatgacATTGCATTCAGAATATAGGTCTTGGCAAAAATTTATAACATCTGAAAACGAAAATACGCTGGGAGAAGAGACTGATCAATCAGATGAAATAGGGAAGCGCTCCATTCCGTTCTATTGTCACATGATTCATGGACGTGCTAGTTGTCGAGTTAACCACCACATCATAAGCGGCTGCAACCCTCCCATGAAAAGCAAAAGATAGGTCCGGCGCTTGGAGCCCTCCCCGCTGAAACTAGCATTGTTCTCTCCATACGCGTCACGCGATGACTCTGGTAATATCTGAACTTTCAGCGAACGAATCTGCGAAATTAATTGATGTTTAATatagtttttttgtgtttttttcttagattttttGCTTCTATTTTACTTACTAAGAAGAACATGGTGGCTGCACTAACATATATGAGAGCTAAATGATATGCTGATGGCATAATGAAGCTAGCTATGACAGCAACAATCATTCTGAaacacgaaataaaaaaaaaataaaaaaaataatcctacacctgtaaataaaaattgattaaTTGATACCCGACGTATTTGTAAGAGGAAAATGCCAGAATGTCAAACGATGTAAGTTTTGTTTGAATATTCATAAGATAAAGCGTCACCCAAATGACCAACACTTCAAGAAGCGCCCAGATTAACGCTGTGCTGGCCTGAATACCTAATCCTTCAGGACTGAAACGTTCTTGAATGCCGAGTGATACACCGCCGATGAGCAAATATGTGACAAATGCCATAGCAGGTATGTAGAGGTCAGGTGCATTCAGTTCATATCGAGGTTGGACTGGTTCGTCCGGATTGTACTTGACCGACCAGTCCTAAATATAAGGAGAAAATTAATTATATTATTAATGGCTAATTTACATACAGCAGTTTCACTATTTTAACGAAGCTTACCCTATGCGTGAAAGG
This sequence is a window from Daphnia magna isolate NIES linkage group LG7, ASM2063170v1.1, whole genome shotgun sequence. Protein-coding genes within it:
- the LOC116928006 gene encoding 39S ribosomal protein L50, mitochondrial: MSSIDGFCFSYNSMASGFYQAKRFASTIESVAKSLRDKSYLRPHKPYTPPADVEQKLNSIFESQLGSNSAQISNGRIKFKVLSACFKEFNHGIPNSRLHEITTTDDIRSFYVQEIDARVPLEKFKSIELPPNVSIQYEYHRFHPETDTMFGGVSAFPRRSTVVTGLSYKKKYAGYTSKPLWH
- the LOC116927999 gene encoding protein YIF1B, which translates into the protein MRKARRTAEMQQEPGNPMPYPQFGYPQPNVNTHSDPSMYMAGPQAGIYNPAAQAPLSPNYYPQQGMPFMPVGGGNEQNNFSMPTQFLQNPVMANMAMQYGHSLMGQGKEALDRELNKYVSTSRIKYYFSVDTAYVAKKLALLVFPFTHRDWSVKYNPDEPVQPRYELNAPDLYIPAMAFVTYLLIGGVSLGIQERFSPEGLGIQASTALIWALLEVLVIWVTLYLMNIQTKLTSFDILAFSSYKYVGMIVAVIASFIMPSAYHLALIYVSAATMFFLIRSLKVQILPESSRDAYGENNASFSGEGSKRRTYLLLFMGGLQPLMMWWLTRQLARP